A DNA window from Calliphora vicina chromosome 1, idCalVici1.1, whole genome shotgun sequence contains the following coding sequences:
- the Surf6 gene encoding surfeit locus protein 6 homolog, whose translation MTIQIDKKHLQTFMRSENEKIIDLLLTYNVPDSIEDNDCDAYLLTNSKTVSKSMPAKQKASSIDELEDRLNTIKNKMKTKKGPISEKSRKKKEAKKLKKNKEFKKVLISAAKSMKNEHSKHSNGDEEEQESKQDIKPVMAKPVFNEDGKIVFSKFDFAQKKKKSHQNPREILKKIKDTDKKIAELKEMGETEKALEMKNDIAWKKAFDKVDGKKVKDDPKLLYKAIKKRKVEKKKAKKQWTDRKQKVEHDIASRQKKRNENINKRIKDNQNRKLKKATKKGRIIPGF comes from the exons atgaccATACAAATAGATAAAAAACATTTGCAAACGTTTATGCGTTCGGAAAATGAGAAAATCATTGATTTGCTGTTGACATACAATGTGCCAGATTCAATAGAAG ATAACGATTGCGATGCCTACCTACTGACCAACAGTAAAACAGTCTCGAAATCTATGCCTGCCAAACAGAAAGCCTCCTCCATCGATGAGTTGGAAGATCGTTTAAAtaccattaaaaataaaatgaaaacgaaAAAGGGACCTATTTCGGAAAAGTCACGCAAGAAAAAAGaagccaaaaaactaaagaaaaataaagaattcaaaaaagtactcaTCTCCGCCGCCAAATCCATGAAGAATGAACACTCCAAGCACTCTAACGGCGACGAGGAGGAACAGGAATCCAAACAAGACATTAAACCCGTCATGGCCAAACCGGTCTTCAATGAAGACGGTAAAATAGTTTTCtctaaatttgattttgcccaaaagaaaaagaaatccCATCAAAATCCTCgtgaaattttgaagaaaatcaaAGACACCGACAAGAAAATCGCCGAATTGAAGGAAATGGGTGAAACAGAAAAGGcgttggaaatgaaaaatgataTTGCCTGGAAGAAGGCTTTCGATAAGGTGGACGGTAAAAAGGTTAAGGATGATCCTAAGCTTTTGTACAAGGCCATCAAGAAGCGCAAGGTGGAGAAGAAGAAGGCCAAGAAACAATGGACGGATCGTAAGCAGAAAGTGGAACATGATATTGCTTCACGCCAAAAGAAACgcaatgaaaatattaataaacgtATTAAGGATAATCAAAATAGAAAACTTAAAAAGGCCACAAAGAAGGGCAGAATTATACcgggtttttaa